From the genome of Zalophus californianus isolate mZalCal1 chromosome 6, mZalCal1.pri.v2, whole genome shotgun sequence, one region includes:
- the SUPT16H gene encoding FACT complex subunit SPT16 → MAVTLDKDAYYRRVKRLYSNWRKGEDEYANVDAIVVSVGVDEEIVYAKSTALQTWLFGYELTDTIMVFCDDKIIFMASKKKVEFLKQIANTKGNENANGAPAITLLIREKNESNKSSFDKMIEAIKESKNGKKIGVFSKDKFPGEFMKNWNDCLNKEGFDKIDISAVVAYTIAVKEDGELNLMKKAASITSEVFNKFFKERVMEIVDADEKVRHSKLAESVEKAIEEKKYLAGADPSTVEMCYPPIIQSGGNYNLKFSVVSDKNHMHFGAITCAMGIRFKSYCSNLVRTLMVDPSQEVQENYNFLLQLQEELLKELRHGVKICDVYNAVMDVVKKQKPELLNKITKNLGFGMGIEFREGSLVINSKNQYKLKKGMVFSINLGFSDLTNKEGKKPEEKTYALFIGDTVLVDEDGPATVLTSVKKKVKNVGIFLKNEDEEEEEEEKDEAEDLLGRGSRAALLTERTRNEMTAEEKRRAHQKELAAQLNEEAKRRLTEQKGEQQIQKARKSNVSYKNPSLMPKEPHIREMKIYIDKKYETVIMPVFGIATPFHIATIKNISMSVEGDYTYLRINFYCPGSALGRNEGNIFPNPEATFVKEITYRASNMKAPGEQTVPALNLQNAFRIIKEVQKRYKTREAEEKEKEGIVKQDSLVINLNRSNPKLKDLYIRPNIAQKRMQGSLEAHVNGFRFTSVRGDKVDILYNNIKHALFQPCDGEMIIVLHFHLKNAIMFGKKRHTDVQFYTEVGEITTDLGKHQHMHDRDDLYAEQMEREMRHKLKTAFKNFIEKVEALTKEELEFEVPFRDLGFNGAPYRSTCLLQPTSSALVNATEWPPFVVTLDEVELIHFERVQFHLKNFDMVIVYKDYSKKVTMINAIPVASLDPIKEWLNSCDLKYTEGVQSLNWTKIMKTIVDDPEGFFEQGGWSFLEPEGEGSDAEEGDSESEIEDETFNPSEDDYEEEEEDSDEDYSSEAEESDYSKESLGSEEESGKDWDELEEEARKADRESRYEEEEEQSRSMSRKRKASVHSSGRGSNRGSRHSSAPPKKKRK, encoded by the exons ACATGGCTCTTTGGTTATGAACTGACTGATACTATCATGGTCTTCTGTGATGACAAAATCATCTTTATGGCCAGCAAGAAGAAAGTGGAGTTTTTAAAACAGATTGCCAACACTAAGGGCAATGAGAATGCTAATGGAGCCCCTGCTATCACTCTACTGATACGGGAAAAG AATGAAAGCAATAAGAGCAGCTTTGACAAAATGATTGAAGCCATTAAAGAAAGCAAGAATGGCAAGAAGATTGGAGTGTTCAGCAAAGACAAATTCCCTGGAGAGTTCATGAAGAACTGGAATGACTGCCTCAACAAAGAGGGCTTTGACAAA ATAGATATCAGTGCAGTTGTGGCCTATACCATTGCTGTAAAGGAGGATGGGGAACTCAACCTAATGAAGAAAGCAGCTAGCATCACCTCTGAGGTCTTCAACAAATTCTTCAAGGAAAGAGTCATGGAAATAGTTGACGCAGATGAG AAAGTTCGACACAGCAAACTGGCTGAGTCTGTGGAAAAGGCCATTGAAGAGAAAAAATACCTAGCTGGGGCAGACCCTTCTACTGTGGAAATGTGTTACCCTCCTATCATTCAAAGTGGTGGCAACTATAATCTCAAGTTCAGTGTGGTGAG TGACAAGAATCACATGCATTTTGGGGCCATCACTTGTGCCATGGGTATTCGCTTCAAATCTTACTGCTCCAACCTTGTTCGCACTTTGATGGTTGACCCTTCTCAGGAAGTTCAAGAAAATTACAACTTTTTGCTCCAACTTCAAGAGGAACTGCTAAAGGAATTAAGACATG GTGTGAAGATATGTGACGTGTATAATGCTGTCATGGACGTGGTTAAAAAGCAGAAGCCTGAGCTGCTGAACAAAATCACCAAAAATCTAGG gttCGGAATGGGAATTGAATTCCGTGAAGGCTCTTTAGTAATTAATAGTAAAAATCAGTACAAACTGAAAAAAG GGATGGTTTTCAGCATCAATTTGGGATTCTCAGATCTGACTAACAAGGAAGGGAAGAAACCAGAAGAGAAAACCTATGCTCTCTTCATCGGTGACACAGTGCTTGTGGATGAG GATGGCCCAGCTACTGTTCTCACTTCTgtgaagaagaaagtgaagaatGTGGGGATTTTTCTAAag aatgaggatgaagaggaggaggaggaggagaaagatgagGCTGAGGACCTGTTGGGAAGAGGTTCTCGGGCAGCATTACTTACAGAAAGAACACGA AACGAGATGACTGCAGAAGAGAAACGAAGAGCCCATCAAAAGGAACTGGCAGCTCAACTCAATGAGGAAGCAAAGAGGCGACTGACAGAACAGAAAGGAGAACAACAGATTCAGAA AGCTCGCAAATCTAACGTGTCCTATAAAAACCCATCTTTGATGCCTAAGGAACCACATATTCGGGAAATGAAGATCTATATCGATAAGAAATACGAAACTGTGATAATGCCGGTGTTCGGTATCGCGACGCCCTTTCACATTGCCACAATCAAG AATATAAGCATGTCGGTGGAAGGAGATTATACTTACTTGCGAATCAACTTTTATTGCCCAGGCAGTGCTCTGGGCAGGAATGAGGGCAACATCTTTCCTAACCCAGAAGCCACTTTTGTCAAGGAAAT TACGTACCGAGCTTCAAACATGAAGGCACCTGGAGAGCAGACAGTACCAGCCTTGAACCTCCAGAATGCTTTCCGAATTATAAAGGAAGTACAGAAGCGCTATAAGACCCgggaagcagaagagaaggagaaggag GGCATTGTGAAACAAGACTCCCTGGTGATCAATCTCAACCGGAGTAATCCCAAACTGAAAGATCTATACATTCGCCCAAACATTGCCCAAAAGAGGATGCAGGGGTCACTGGAGGCCCATGTCAATG GCTTCCGCTTCACCTCTGTTCGAGGAGACAAAGTGGATATCCTGTACAATAACATCAAGCATGCTTTGTTTCAGCCATGTGATGGAGAAATGATTATTGTCTTGCACTTTCACCTCAAG AATGCCATCATGTTCGGGAAGAAGCGGCACACAGATGTGCAGTTCTACACAGAAGTGGGAGAGATCACCACGGACTTGGGCAAACATCAGCACATGCATGACCGAGATGACCTCTATGCTGAGCAG aTGGAACGAGAAATGAGGCACAAACTGAAAACAgcctttaaaaatttcattgagAAAGTAGAGGCTCTAACAAAGGAGGAACTGGAATTTGAAGTGCCTTTTAGGGACTTGGG atTTAATGGAGCTCCTTACAGGAGTACTTGCCTCCTTCAGCCCACTAGTAGTGCGCTGGTAAATGCTACAGAGTGG CCACCTTTTGTGGTGACCTTGGATGAAGTGGAGCTGATTCACTTTGAGCGGGTTCAGTTTCACCTGAAGAACTTTGATATGGTGATAGTGTACAAGGACTACAGCAAGAAAGTCACGATGATCAACGCCATCCCGGTAGCCTCCCTGGACCCCATCAAGGAGTGGTTGAA TTCCTGTGACCTAAAGTACACAGAAGGAGTGCAGTCCCTCAACTGGACTAAAATCATGAAGACCATTGTCGACGACCCCGAGGGCTTCTTCGAACAAGGTGGCTGGTCTTTCCTAGAGCCTGAGGGTGAG GGCAGTGATGCTGAGGAAGGGGATTCAGAATCCGAGATCGAAGATGAGACTTTTAATCCTTCAGAGGATGActatgaagaggaggaggaggatagTGATGAAGACTATTCATCAGAAGCTGAAGAATCAG actaTTCCAAGGAATCATTGGGCAGTGAAGAAGAGAGTGGAAAGGATTGGGATGAACTGGAGGAAGAAGCCCGGaaag CGGACCGTGAAAGTCGTTAcgaggaagaagaagaacagaGTCGAAGTATGAGCCGGAAGAGGAAGGCATCTGTGCACAGTTCAGGCCGTGGCTCTAACCGTGGTTCCAGACACAGCTCTGCACCCcccaagaaaaagaggaagtaa